A genomic window from Flavobacterium hankyongi includes:
- a CDS encoding DUF2931 family protein → MIEEKYDWSATLSAPEEYPIEVYKGEIIADDFRQFLKGFGTIDKGWGENGPMVVIGPDYKNLPDSLTISWRSLIEKKNYSGKWALPTNEIKEYFKTGFVNPDNNKKETYNSFVIGLAPKGNVVVWLSGASKQFEVASFKAQETVINSSNLDEDEKYLFSQEYYDITLRNIEKEKPEIYQKIKANSLPIPEIYEKIRTKFLWKPEVLLPDATDNLKEVTITTFSGELEVLFDDELLANNYEERKIPNEISFVAKTNDKTEKWYWVKKLDVNELLNVFNDFETGAKIKFVIDLKSSSKPSFYLSDGKVKKNINHISLETK, encoded by the coding sequence ATGATTGAAGAAAAATATGATTGGTCGGCAACGTTGTCTGCGCCAGAAGAGTATCCAATAGAAGTGTATAAAGGAGAAATTATTGCAGATGATTTTCGCCAATTTTTAAAAGGATTTGGTACAATTGATAAGGGTTGGGGTGAAAACGGCCCAATGGTCGTTATTGGTCCTGATTATAAAAATTTGCCAGACAGTCTTACAATATCATGGCGTTCGTTAATAGAGAAAAAAAATTATTCGGGTAAATGGGCATTGCCTACGAATGAAATTAAGGAATATTTTAAAACTGGATTTGTCAATCCTGACAACAACAAAAAGGAAACGTATAATTCATTTGTAATTGGGTTAGCTCCAAAAGGAAATGTTGTGGTTTGGCTTTCAGGTGCTTCTAAACAATTTGAAGTAGCTTCATTTAAAGCACAAGAAACAGTAATTAATTCATCAAATTTAGATGAAGATGAAAAATATTTGTTTAGTCAGGAGTATTATGATATAACGCTGAGAAACATTGAAAAAGAAAAGCCTGAAATCTATCAAAAAATTAAGGCTAATTCATTGCCTATACCAGAAATTTATGAGAAAATAAGAACAAAATTTCTTTGGAAACCAGAAGTACTTCTCCCAGATGCCACTGATAATTTGAAAGAGGTAACCATCACAACTTTTAGTGGAGAACTAGAAGTTTTGTTTGATGATGAATTGCTTGCAAACAATTATGAAGAAAGAAAAATACCAAACGAAATATCATTTGTTGCCAAAACAAATGATAAAACTGAGAAATGGTATTGGGTAAAAAAGCTTGATGTTAATGAGTTATTAAATGTTTTTAATGATTTTGAAACGGGAGCCAAAATAAAGTTTGTAATTGATTTAAAATCAAGTAGCAAGCCCTCATTTTATTTGAGTGATGGTAAAGTGAAAAAAAATATAAATCATATCTCTTTGGAAACTAAGTAA
- a CDS encoding T6SS phospholipase effector Tle1-like catalytic domain-containing protein produces the protein MGITRIVEGDLVNTSTAMNLTANAGNYEFQTPMKNQWKGEGDGVVESNYEASNKEDTLSNSINVNLNLFFDGTQNNKTNTEARNPNSSNHQAYIKKGNKNDDSFENDYTNVARGFDAIDSDAENQIAVYIEGIGTEDLKGDTTFPGVATGQGDTGVPAKVTKGCMDAVKQMERKGYQSKEIDILHVNVYGFSRGAAAARHFVYVASKMANYFLMQRVGDKKYKYQIYPDYAFNDRSYTFYLTLENTGFIDKYGYFGACLLNAGMKIKEIRFNFVGVYDTVASFGVYHGNDVSDLNLDSIQKARYVFHLASDDEYRENFDLSDINSAGLRGLELTLPGVHSDIGGSYLDNIQEISVIDNIQIADTPEHREMAINSKSKEFDKFKAYVVDEGWFKDPQINKQFFYEKEFDPSTSWYENQFNYGLVGKRMLYNKYDKIPLKLMTEQSKNFDVVYKESSLKKYEIKDDFINSVYNQVLGYFNACASIRNKYVGTYNRTKKDFDIFSRVYIKEIKNENYTNYINETDLKKLRNEYLHWSVKSNLFGLSAREEGALPQNKRKREIHNG, from the coding sequence ATGGGTATCACGAGAATAGTTGAAGGGGATTTAGTCAATACTTCCACCGCAATGAATTTGACTGCAAATGCAGGCAATTATGAATTTCAAACTCCAATGAAGAATCAATGGAAGGGGGAAGGTGATGGTGTGGTTGAATCAAATTATGAAGCTTCAAACAAAGAGGATACTTTGTCAAATTCAATCAATGTGAATTTGAATCTATTTTTTGATGGTACACAAAATAATAAAACGAACACCGAAGCTAGAAACCCTAATTCAAGCAATCATCAAGCTTATATAAAAAAAGGAAATAAAAATGATGATAGCTTTGAAAATGATTACACCAATGTAGCTCGCGGATTTGACGCTATAGATTCGGATGCCGAAAACCAGATAGCAGTTTATATTGAAGGAATTGGAACTGAAGATTTAAAAGGAGATACAACTTTCCCTGGTGTGGCAACAGGTCAAGGTGATACAGGTGTTCCTGCAAAAGTTACTAAAGGCTGCATGGATGCCGTGAAACAAATGGAAAGAAAAGGGTATCAGTCTAAAGAAATTGATATTCTACATGTAAACGTTTATGGTTTTAGTCGTGGAGCTGCTGCTGCAAGACATTTTGTTTATGTCGCCAGTAAAATGGCTAATTATTTTTTAATGCAAAGGGTAGGAGATAAAAAGTATAAATATCAAATTTATCCTGATTATGCTTTTAATGATAGGTCTTATACTTTTTATCTCACTCTTGAAAATACAGGTTTCATCGATAAATACGGTTATTTTGGAGCTTGTTTGTTGAATGCAGGCATGAAAATAAAAGAAATAAGATTCAATTTTGTTGGTGTTTACGATACTGTTGCTTCTTTTGGAGTATATCATGGTAATGATGTAAGTGATCTTAATTTAGATAGCATCCAAAAGGCTAGATATGTATTTCACTTAGCTTCAGATGATGAGTATAGAGAGAACTTTGATTTATCAGATATAAATTCAGCTGGTTTACGAGGTTTGGAATTAACATTACCTGGAGTTCACTCAGATATTGGGGGTTCTTATCTTGATAATATTCAAGAAATTTCTGTAATTGACAATATTCAAATTGCGGATACTCCTGAGCACAGAGAAATGGCTATAAATAGTAAAAGCAAAGAGTTTGATAAATTTAAAGCCTATGTGGTTGATGAAGGTTGGTTTAAAGACCCTCAAATTAACAAACAATTTTTTTACGAAAAGGAGTTTGACCCATCGACAAGTTGGTATGAAAATCAATTTAATTATGGGCTTGTTGGTAAAAGAATGCTCTATAATAAGTATGATAAGATTCCGTTAAAACTAATGACAGAACAGTCAAAAAATTTTGATGTTGTTTACAAAGAATCTTCTTTAAAGAAATATGAAATAAAAGATGATTTTATTAACAGTGTTTATAATCAAGTTTTAGGCTACTTTAATGCTTGCGCTTCGATACGAAATAAGTATGTAGGGACATATAATAGAACCAAAAAAGATTTCGATATTTTTTCAAGGGTTTATATTAAAGAAATTAAAAATGAAAATTACACAAACTATATCAATGAAACCGATTTGAAAAAATTGAGAAATGAATATTTGCATTGGTCAGTAAAGAGTAATTTGTTTGGATTATCAGCAAGAGAAGAAGGTGCTTTACCTCAAAATAAACGTAAAAGGGAAATACATAATGGATAA
- a CDS encoding DUF2931 family protein, whose amino-acid sequence MKTYTPEFNTEICHPNNNYEITPVLDYITTLEGTPAGLPYGSSSGQWGSSGKMWTKQKGTPIGFGVTYYSYYENKYYEIKQDFDVEYMKEMTNRCYPISDRSESPIKEFISLQDYNNNFDEYRNTYSPFSTLVFGFAPKGMVVVWICYANISIEIGRFTAHELKDEKKIKECEAKLLTTYRIEPETHKELIESMSIPNASPQLWDNYRTKYDWSFKVTSTNDNFRFLSLDNDFYNGEFESLYSSYALNPDFKKRAIPEILNIYWETGKNERYIGKLFFNWDKTNDMFKSSGKKDNIFNIKVNKDNDQIVIDLNGKPIEVDSIRIYPNSQMRFRDSYED is encoded by the coding sequence ATGAAAACTTATACACCTGAATTCAACACTGAAATTTGTCATCCCAATAACAATTATGAAATAACCCCAGTTTTAGATTATATAACTACACTCGAAGGAACTCCTGCGGGGTTACCATACGGAAGTAGCAGTGGTCAATGGGGATCATCAGGAAAAATGTGGACTAAGCAAAAAGGTACACCCATAGGCTTTGGAGTTACTTATTATTCTTATTATGAAAATAAATATTATGAAATAAAACAAGATTTTGATGTCGAGTATATGAAAGAGATGACCAATAGATGTTATCCGATTTCAGACAGAAGTGAAAGTCCAATTAAGGAGTTTATTTCGTTGCAGGATTATAATAATAATTTTGATGAATATAGAAATACTTATAGTCCGTTTAGTACTCTTGTCTTTGGTTTTGCTCCAAAAGGGATGGTTGTAGTTTGGATATGTTACGCTAATATTTCGATTGAAATTGGACGTTTTACGGCTCATGAATTAAAGGATGAAAAGAAAATTAAAGAATGTGAAGCTAAACTATTAACCACATATCGAATTGAACCTGAAACTCACAAAGAATTAATTGAATCAATGAGTATACCTAATGCTTCACCTCAATTGTGGGATAATTATAGAACTAAGTATGATTGGAGTTTTAAGGTGACATCTACCAATGATAATTTCAGGTTTTTATCTTTGGACAATGATTTTTACAATGGTGAGTTTGAATCATTGTACAGTTCCTATGCTTTAAATCCAGATTTTAAAAAAAGAGCTATTCCTGAAATTTTAAATATCTACTGGGAAACTGGTAAAAATGAACGATACATTGGAAAATTATTTTTTAACTGGGATAAAACAAATGATATGTTTAAATCTTCTGGTAAAAAAGATAATATTTTTAACATAAAAGTGAATAAAGATAACGATCAGATTGTTATTGATTTAAATGGTAAACCAATCGAAGTAGATAGCATTCGTATTTATCCTAATAGCCAAATGCGTTTTAGGGATTCTTACGAAGATTAA
- a CDS encoding DUF4280 domain-containing protein, protein MSEKHLVVQDALCKCQFGSAPDKLKVLSHKKEYANDKDGSKKLIATTKEIGAATFEKNTFGNCPKMGNPPPPCKPNVTEWEGFYKDVVMSNKGNPLLEDSKAVCAVAGSPCIEIIKHGQMTSAGAQNFKNANPAVQKQLNPMVSSSTMLEKKPKNDGLEVGQE, encoded by the coding sequence ATGAGTGAAAAACATTTAGTTGTACAAGATGCTTTATGCAAATGTCAGTTTGGAAGTGCTCCAGATAAGTTAAAAGTGCTTTCGCATAAAAAAGAATATGCTAACGACAAAGATGGAAGCAAAAAATTAATTGCTACCACTAAAGAAATTGGCGCTGCTACTTTTGAAAAAAACACTTTTGGGAACTGCCCTAAGATGGGTAATCCACCACCACCTTGCAAGCCTAATGTGACTGAATGGGAAGGATTTTATAAAGATGTTGTTATGAGTAATAAGGGAAATCCTTTATTAGAAGATAGTAAAGCAGTTTGTGCAGTTGCAGGTTCTCCCTGTATAGAAATTATCAAACACGGACAAATGACTTCGGCTGGTGCGCAAAATTTTAAAAATGCGAATCCTGCAGTGCAAAAACAGTTGAATCCTATGGTAAGCAGTTCTACCATGCTTGAAAAAAAGCCCAAGAATGATGGCCTTGAAGTTGGACAAGAATAA
- a CDS encoding type VI secretion system Vgr family protein — MSTVNNLIKKVTDAMVDKVSIEIGSFSQPVVYYNLILNQQLLGHHSFSFTWRIGDVVMDFKSQADFIKKYMGAKVIITLKDTARGENVYFKGIISEMELLDNDGASKGFHIVGKSPTILLDEIQQSETHFSHKLNEIVHKVDENIIKGVLTGMDINPKYQTVLPYIVQYNETDFQFLKRLAVQYGEWMFYDGDYLRFGELKTSKASLENGVNLHHFKVTSRLRSQKVSYKGYDYNSASEIGAQNLEPQNNTQSYIAQNAQQASSSVFDRANANHSFISNANDSQDITRIQELSQQAKEANVLTYSGLSKIPLQIGGMFTVSKDGIEGDFIATEVQHYSKGFGHYECQFESIPRDVKVPPYTNPLVYPKAETQGAVVTDNNDPQGMGRIKVKFFWGHESDWTRLVTSHAGSGKGFYFIPEIGEEVFVSFEGGNPEKPFVIGTQYNGQEISGYNTAGNDQKVIHTRSGTKMIFNDAQGSIFIEDPSGNTWLMDGQGNISVNAPKNFTLTAGDDVIINAGKNISVSAGENISNSANENITSVAGTDIVQTATGDIKETSDNRSELIEKNFKRQAAISDEIAGEVSIFSEKENMTMQSGKTVEFNSAEKSKMF, encoded by the coding sequence ATGAGTACCGTTAATAACCTTATTAAAAAAGTTACTGATGCCATGGTTGACAAGGTAAGCATCGAAATAGGAAGCTTCTCTCAACCGGTTGTCTATTATAATTTAATACTAAATCAGCAATTGTTAGGTCACCATTCTTTTAGTTTTACCTGGAGAATTGGCGATGTTGTGATGGACTTTAAGAGTCAGGCCGATTTTATTAAAAAGTACATGGGAGCCAAAGTGATTATCACACTTAAGGATACCGCTCGTGGAGAAAATGTTTATTTTAAAGGAATTATTTCCGAAATGGAGCTTTTAGACAACGATGGCGCTTCAAAAGGCTTTCATATCGTAGGAAAGAGTCCCACCATATTATTGGATGAAATTCAGCAAAGTGAAACCCATTTTTCACACAAGCTCAATGAAATTGTGCATAAAGTAGATGAGAACATCATAAAAGGTGTGCTCACAGGAATGGATATCAATCCAAAATATCAAACGGTATTACCGTATATTGTTCAGTACAATGAGACCGATTTTCAGTTTTTAAAACGTTTAGCAGTTCAGTATGGAGAATGGATGTTTTACGACGGAGATTATTTGAGATTTGGAGAATTGAAAACCTCAAAAGCATCGTTAGAAAACGGAGTAAACCTACATCATTTTAAAGTCACCAGCCGATTACGATCTCAAAAAGTATCGTACAAAGGATATGATTACAATTCGGCTTCAGAAATTGGCGCCCAAAATCTAGAACCACAAAACAACACCCAAAGCTATATAGCCCAAAATGCGCAACAAGCCTCGAGTAGTGTTTTTGACAGAGCCAACGCCAATCATTCCTTTATAAGCAATGCCAATGATTCGCAGGATATTACAAGAATACAGGAATTAAGCCAACAGGCCAAAGAAGCCAATGTACTTACGTATTCAGGCTTGAGTAAAATTCCGTTGCAAATAGGAGGTATGTTTACTGTAAGTAAAGATGGTATCGAGGGAGATTTTATCGCTACAGAAGTACAACATTATTCAAAAGGATTTGGACATTACGAGTGTCAGTTCGAATCGATTCCAAGAGATGTAAAAGTACCCCCATACACGAATCCATTAGTATATCCCAAAGCCGAAACCCAAGGCGCAGTAGTAACTGACAATAATGACCCACAAGGCATGGGACGCATTAAAGTCAAATTCTTTTGGGGACATGAAAGCGATTGGACACGACTAGTAACCTCACATGCAGGTTCAGGGAAAGGTTTTTATTTTATACCAGAAATAGGAGAAGAAGTTTTTGTATCCTTTGAAGGAGGCAACCCAGAAAAACCCTTTGTAATAGGCACCCAGTACAACGGACAAGAAATCTCAGGATACAACACCGCAGGCAATGACCAAAAAGTAATCCATACCCGTTCAGGGACAAAAATGATCTTCAACGATGCCCAAGGAAGCATCTTCATTGAAGACCCAAGTGGTAACACTTGGCTCATGGACGGTCAAGGAAATATTAGTGTGAATGCGCCTAAAAACTTTACGTTAACAGCAGGAGATGATGTTATTATAAATGCAGGGAAAAATATTTCGGTAAGTGCTGGTGAAAATATTTCGAATTCGGCAAATGAGAACATTACATCAGTAGCAGGAACAGATATTGTACAAACAGCTACAGGAGATATTAAAGAAACTTCAGACAACAGAAGCGAATTAATTGAGAAGAATTTTAAGCGACAAGCTGCCATTTCTGATGAGATAGCTGGAGAGGTTTCCATCTTTAGTGAAAAAGAAAATATGACTATGCAAAGTGGCAAAACGGTAGAATTTAATAGCGCAGAAAAATCTAAAATGTTCTAA
- a CDS encoding type VI secretion system Vgr family protein, which produces MSTVNNLIKKVTDAMVDKVSIEIGSFSQPVVYYNLILNQQLLGHHSFSFTWRIGDVVMDFKSQADFIKKYMGAKVIITLKDTARGENVYFKGIISEMELLDNDGASKGFHIVGKSPTILLDEIQQSETHFSHKLNEIVHKVDENIIKGVLTGMDINPKYQTVLPYIVQYNETDFQFLKRLAVQYGEWMFYDGDYLRFGELKTSKASLENGVNLHHFKVTSRLRSQKVSYKGYDYNSASEIGAQNLEPQNNTQSYIAQNAQQASSSVFDRANANHSFISNANDSQDITRIQELSQQAKEANVLTYSGLSKIPLQIGGMFTVSKDGIEGDFIATEVQHYSKGFGHYECQFESIPRDVKVPPYTNPLVYPKAETQGAVVTDNNDPQGMGRIKVKFFWGHESDWTRLVTSHAGSGKGFYFIPEIGEEVFVSFEGGNPEKPFVIGTQYNGQEISGYNTAGNDQKVIHTRSGTKMIFNDAQGSIFIEDPSGNTWLMDGQGNISVNAPNDISITAGKNMRIDAGQNIAISAGVDITETAGSNKNLIAGAFHNVSVGKNYLINVMGSLLEIVKGNRESETTERKEIAKSAQLSTTEKSIVVNASQKVVKKSGEKSNSF; this is translated from the coding sequence ATGAGTACCGTTAATAACCTTATTAAAAAAGTTACTGATGCCATGGTTGACAAGGTAAGCATCGAAATAGGAAGCTTCTCTCAACCGGTTGTCTATTATAATTTAATATTAAATCAGCAATTGTTAGGTCACCATTCTTTTAGTTTTACTTGGAGAATTGGCGATGTTGTGATGGACTTTAAGAGTCAGGCCGATTTTATTAAAAAGTACATGGGAGCCAAAGTGATTATCACACTTAAGGATACCGCTCGTGGAGAAAATGTTTATTTTAAAGGAATTATTTCCGAAATGGAGCTTTTAGACAACGATGGCGCTTCAAAAGGCTTTCATATCGTAGGAAAGAGTCCCACCATATTATTGGATGAAATTCAGCAAAGTGAAACCCATTTTTCACACAAGCTCAATGAAATTGTGCATAAAGTAGATGAGAACATCATAAAAGGTGTGCTCACAGGAATGGATATCAATCCAAAATATCAAACCGTATTACCGTATATTGTTCAGTACAATGAGACCGATTTTCAGTTTCTAAAACGTTTAGCAGTTCAGTATGGAGAATGGATGTTTTACGACGGAGATTATTTGAGATTTGGAGAATTGAAAACCTCAAAAGCATCGTTAGAAAACGGAGTAAACCTACATCATTTTAAAGTCACCAGCCGATTACGATCTCAAAAAGTATCGTACAAAGGATATGATTACAATTCGGCTTCAGAAATTGGCGCCCAAAATTTAGAACCACAAAACAACACCCAAAGCTATATAGCCCAAAATGCGCAACAAGCCTCGAGTAGTGTTTTTGACAGAGCCAACGCCAATCATTCCTTTATAAGCAATGCCAATGATTCGCAGGATATTACAAGAATACAGGAATTAAGCCAACAGGCCAAAGAAGCCAATGTACTTACGTATTCAGGCTTGAGTAAAATTCCGTTGCAAATAGGAGGAATGTTTACTGTAAGTAAAGATGGTATTGAAGGGGACTTTATCGCCACAGAAGTACAACATTATTCAAAAGGATTTGGACATTACGAGTGTCAGTTCGAATCGATTCCAAGAGACGTGAAAGTACCCCCATACACGAATCCATTAGTATATCCCAAAGCCGAAACCCAAGGCGCAGTAGTAACTGACAATAATGATCCACAAGGGATGGGACGCATTAAAGTCAAATTCTTTTGGGGACATGAAAGCGATTGGACACGACTAGTAACCTCACATGCAGGTTCAGGGAAAGGTTTTTATTTTATACCAGAAATAGGAGAAGAAGTATTTGTATCCTTTGAAGGAGGCAACCCAGAAAAACCCTTTGTTATTGGCACTCAATACAACGGACAGGAAATCTCAGGCTACAACACAGCAGGCAATGACCAAAAAGTAATCCATACCCGTTCAGGCACAAAAATGATTTTCAACGATGCCCAAGGAAGCATCTTCATTGAAGACCCAAGCGGCAACACTTGGCTCATGGACGGTCAAGGTAATATTAGTGTCAATGCGCCTAATGATATAAGTATTACAGCAGGAAAGAACATGAGAATTGATGCAGGTCAAAATATAGCTATTTCAGCAGGTGTAGATATTACAGAAACAGCTGGTTCAAATAAAAATCTTATTGCAGGTGCTTTTCATAATGTATCTGTAGGGAAAAATTATTTGATAAATGTAATGGGAAGTTTACTAGAGATAGTTAAGGGAAATAGAGAATCTGAAACTACAGAGCGTAAAGAAATAGCAAAATCAGCTCAACTGAGTACTACCGAGAAAAGTATTGTGGTTAATGCCTCTCAAAAGGTGGTGAAAAAAAGTGGTGAAAAATCTAATTCATTCTAA
- the tssD gene encoding type VI secretion system tube protein TssD, which yields MSFLAKLELDGETYNVLEFDLHITQEVDHNGKPQTIAQGGNIRLVVESTKSVDFMKWMISSTQTKNGKITFFRRDAMSKMKELKFEKAFCVNFHESFRSNNEVPMQIEILLSAKDIDFSGAVLGKPWSLDL from the coding sequence ATGTCTTTTTTAGCAAAATTGGAATTAGATGGGGAAACCTATAATGTCTTAGAATTTGACCTTCATATCACCCAAGAAGTAGATCATAACGGTAAACCTCAAACCATAGCTCAAGGAGGTAATATTAGATTGGTGGTTGAATCGACCAAGAGTGTTGATTTTATGAAATGGATGATTAGCAGCACCCAAACCAAAAATGGTAAAATAACTTTTTTCAGACGAGATGCAATGTCAAAAATGAAAGAGTTAAAATTTGAGAAAGCGTTTTGTGTGAATTTTCACGAAAGTTTTCGATCAAATAACGAAGTTCCTATGCAGATAGAAATACTTCTTTCGGCCAAAGATATCGATTTCAGCGGAGCTGTATTAGGTAAACCTTGGTCATTGGATTTATAA
- the tssD gene encoding type VI secretion system tube protein TssD: MSFKARLNVGGKEFNVLNINYGLFQETDATGRPSTVTRGGKIEVTIEGTGSTELFEWMTNSFERKDGSIKFFKRDSDATLKELKFTEGYLVKHRENFDSTGVNPLTESFTISARKIEMGTGVYENEWV, from the coding sequence ATGTCATTTAAAGCAAGATTAAACGTTGGCGGTAAAGAGTTCAATGTATTAAACATTAACTATGGTTTATTTCAAGAAACAGACGCAACAGGACGTCCCTCAACAGTAACAAGAGGAGGTAAAATTGAAGTTACAATCGAAGGAACAGGATCTACAGAATTATTCGAGTGGATGACTAATAGCTTTGAGCGTAAAGATGGAAGTATCAAATTCTTCAAGAGAGACAGCGATGCTACTTTAAAAGAATTAAAATTCACTGAAGGTTATTTAGTAAAACACAGAGAAAATTTTGATTCAACAGGAGTAAATCCCTTAACAGAATCGTTCACAATTTCAGCAAGAAAGATTGAAATGGGAACAGGAGTTTACGAAAACGAATGGGTATAA
- a CDS encoding T6SS phospholipase effector Tle1-like catalytic domain-containing protein, with protein sequence MSNVTFNDYSPPEAQSADVIDITIGVFFDGTLNNKNNTEERKNNSTAFNKNGKDDESSSYYNDWSNVARLWEFYNETNKLYIEGIGTDDKEEDSTMGFAYGTGDTGIRGKVRKGCEKIVDLAANKKRSAKAQKIGTLTLDVYGFSRGAAAARNFVYEVSKSKYKAIVKVASSHGMSASQNQDSDGNITTRDEFPKRGHLGLKLEEKGIEVDFVKVRFLGVFDTVSSYSKHFSVSPDFSNDVNELSLNNIGHASKVVHYIAENEHRENFSITHTHVGVQKTFPGVHSDIGGSYNDGVEVIEEIETSWTFKSNLDTLKERLVNEGWYKKEQLKVTGGNLYWALQGTRNLKKSFSYIPLHFMAESSVNEEVVYKTENLEAKYKMSNDELLVRVKDKLRPYIMGDGSSYKFKWFTDIHEKYENNKSSPNYQKELNEQKDLRTLRNEYLHWSARREGIGMDPTSDRKRMVY encoded by the coding sequence ATGAGTAATGTAACTTTTAATGATTATTCTCCACCAGAAGCTCAATCTGCGGATGTTATCGATATAACAATTGGTGTTTTTTTTGATGGAACTTTAAATAATAAAAACAATACCGAGGAAAGAAAAAATAATTCTACCGCTTTTAACAAAAATGGAAAAGACGATGAATCGTCGAGTTATTATAACGATTGGTCAAATGTTGCCAGATTATGGGAGTTTTATAACGAGACGAATAAGCTTTACATAGAAGGTATAGGAACAGACGATAAAGAAGAAGATTCAACTATGGGTTTTGCCTATGGTACAGGTGATACAGGTATTAGAGGTAAAGTTCGAAAAGGATGTGAAAAGATAGTTGATCTTGCTGCAAACAAAAAAAGATCCGCAAAGGCTCAAAAAATAGGCACACTTACATTGGATGTGTATGGTTTTAGTAGAGGAGCAGCAGCAGCCCGTAATTTTGTTTATGAGGTAAGTAAATCAAAATATAAAGCAATTGTCAAAGTTGCGAGTAGTCATGGGATGTCCGCTTCTCAAAATCAAGATAGCGATGGTAACATAACTACTAGAGATGAATTCCCAAAAAGAGGACATCTTGGGTTAAAACTTGAAGAAAAAGGTATTGAGGTTGATTTTGTAAAAGTAAGATTCCTAGGTGTTTTTGATACGGTATCGTCTTATTCTAAACATTTTAGTGTGTCTCCAGATTTCTCTAATGATGTAAACGAATTAAGTCTCAATAATATAGGACATGCCTCAAAAGTGGTGCATTATATAGCAGAAAACGAGCACCGTGAGAATTTCTCAATTACGCATACACATGTAGGTGTTCAAAAAACTTTTCCTGGTGTACACTCAGATATTGGGGGAAGTTACAATGATGGTGTTGAAGTGATTGAAGAAATTGAAACTTCTTGGACCTTTAAATCGAACTTAGATACCTTAAAGGAAAGGCTAGTAAATGAAGGTTGGTATAAAAAAGAACAACTCAAAGTTACAGGTGGTAATTTATATTGGGCATTACAAGGAACGAGAAATCTTAAAAAGTCATTTAGTTACATACCATTGCATTTTATGGCAGAGTCGAGCGTAAATGAAGAAGTGGTGTATAAAACTGAAAATCTAGAAGCTAAATACAAGATGTCAAATGATGAATTGTTGGTTAGAGTAAAAGATAAATTGAGACCTTATATAATGGGTGATGGATCATCTTATAAATTCAAATGGTTTACAGATATCCATGAAAAATATGAAAATAATAAATCGTCTCCCAACTATCAAAAAGAACTCAATGAGCAAAAAGATTTGAGAACGTTAAGAAACGAATACCTTCATTGGTCAGCAAGAAGAGAAGGTATTGGAATGGATCCTACGTCAGATAGAAAGAGAATGGTTTACTAA